The following are from one region of the Candidatus Methylomirabilis tolerans genome:
- the recA gene encoding recombinase RecA: MAERTAERGDGKERERALDLAIAQIEKLYGKGSIMKLGTSGALLPIAAISTGSLELDAALGVGGVPRGRVIEIFGPESSGKTTLALHIIAEAQRVGGSAAFVDAEHALDPAYARSLGVNIDDVLISQPDTGEQALEITEVLVRSGAIDVIVIDSVAALVPRAEIDGEMGEPTMGLQARLMSQALRKLTAAISKSKTCVIFINQLREKIGVMFGNPETTTGGRALKFYSSVRLDIRRISSIKDGEEIVGARVKVKVVKNKVAPPFKEAEFDIIYGKGISRTGGLLDLGVEYKIIEKSGSWFSYAGERIGQGRENAKRFLEENPALCNEIEGKVRAALGMTGAVDAAVAPQAR, translated from the coding sequence ATGGCGGAGAGGACGGCGGAACGGGGGGACGGAAAAGAGCGGGAACGCGCGCTGGATCTGGCAATCGCCCAGATTGAAAAATTATACGGCAAAGGCTCCATCATGAAGCTGGGCACTTCCGGCGCGCTCCTACCCATTGCGGCCATTTCCACCGGCTCGCTGGAGTTGGACGCTGCGCTGGGAGTAGGGGGGGTACCACGTGGCCGCGTCATCGAGATCTTTGGACCGGAATCGTCCGGGAAGACGACACTGGCGCTGCACATCATCGCCGAGGCGCAGCGGGTGGGCGGCTCCGCCGCGTTCGTGGATGCCGAGCACGCGCTGGATCCCGCCTATGCCAGATCCCTGGGGGTGAACATCGATGACGTGCTGATCTCTCAACCGGATACGGGGGAGCAGGCCCTCGAGATCACAGAGGTTCTGGTCCGGAGCGGAGCCATCGATGTCATCGTGATCGATTCGGTCGCCGCCCTCGTACCCCGGGCTGAGATCGATGGCGAGATGGGAGAACCCACGATGGGCCTTCAGGCCAGGCTGATGTCGCAGGCGCTCCGGAAGCTTACGGCGGCCATCAGCAAGTCCAAAACCTGCGTCATCTTCATCAATCAGCTCCGGGAGAAGATCGGGGTCATGTTCGGCAATCCCGAGACCACCACCGGCGGCCGGGCACTGAAGTTTTATTCGTCGGTCCGGCTCGACATTCGAAGGATCTCAAGCATCAAAGACGGGGAGGAGATAGTCGGGGCGCGCGTAAAGGTCAAGGTGGTCAAGAACAAGGTCGCCCCTCCCTTCAAAGAGGCAGAGTTCGACATCATCTACGGCAAGGGGATCTCGCGGACCGGAGGTCTGTTGGATCTTGGCGTCGAGTACAAGATTATTGAAAAGAGCGGCTCCTGGTTCTCCTATGCCGGGGAGCGGATCGGTCAGGGGCGGGAGAACGCGAAGCGTTTTTTGGAGGAGAATCCCGCCCTCTGCAACGAGATCGAAGGGAAGGTGCGCGCGGCCCTTGGGATGACCGGCGCGGTCGATGCGGCGGTGGCGCCGCAGGCGCGATAG
- a CDS encoding type IV pilus twitching motility protein PilT: MPFDLDGLLRLAIERRASDLHLKVGAPPALRIDHQLVPVQDQPGLTRADLEATICLVATESQRQQFAQRRELDVSYDVAGLGRFRTNLFQQRGMVGVAFRAIPLTVQTIEELNLPPIIGKLAMEPRGMVLVTGTAGSGKSTTLAAMISHINSHTTGHIVTIEDPIEFLHRDNRCLINQREVGIDTKSFADALRSALRQDPDVILVGEMRDLDTISTAIVAAETGHLVLSTLHTIDATETINRIIAIFPPYQQKQIRLQLASLLRGVISMRLIPQADGKGRVPAVEVMVVTATIREYITDADKTRKIPEVIAAGTSEYGMQTFDQSLMSLYQRGLVSYEEALQWSSNPNDFALKVRGIQTAADQPWIVERQGGFRERKLR, translated from the coding sequence ATGCCTTTCGACCTTGATGGGCTGCTGCGACTGGCCATTGAGCGACGCGCCTCGGACCTCCACCTGAAAGTCGGCGCCCCGCCCGCTCTCCGAATCGATCACCAACTCGTTCCAGTGCAGGACCAACCTGGCCTCACCCGGGCTGACCTCGAAGCGACGATCTGCCTTGTCGCAACGGAGTCGCAGCGACAGCAGTTTGCGCAACGTCGGGAACTGGACGTCAGCTACGACGTTGCCGGGTTGGGACGATTTCGAACCAACCTTTTTCAGCAGCGCGGAATGGTGGGAGTCGCCTTTCGGGCCATCCCGCTTACGGTCCAGACCATTGAGGAACTCAATCTTCCGCCGATTATCGGAAAGCTGGCGATGGAACCCAGGGGAATGGTATTAGTCACCGGCACCGCGGGAAGCGGGAAATCAACAACCCTGGCAGCGATGATCAGTCATATCAACAGCCATACAACCGGTCACATCGTGACCATCGAGGACCCGATCGAATTCCTCCACCGGGACAATCGGTGCCTGATCAACCAGCGGGAAGTCGGGATTGATACCAAGTCGTTTGCCGATGCGCTGCGCAGCGCGCTTCGCCAGGATCCGGATGTGATCCTGGTGGGAGAGATGCGCGACCTTGACACGATCAGCACGGCTATCGTGGCTGCCGAGACGGGCCATCTGGTTTTGAGCACCCTGCACACCATCGATGCAACCGAGACGATCAACCGCATCATCGCGATCTTTCCGCCCTACCAGCAGAAGCAGATCCGGTTGCAACTCGCCTCGCTACTTCGGGGGGTCATCTCGATGCGCTTGATTCCACAGGCGGACGGCAAAGGACGCGTGCCGGCGGTTGAGGTCATGGTCGTCACCGCCACCATTCGGGAGTACATCACCGATGCCGACAAGACCAGAAAGATTCCGGAGGTCATCGCGGCCGGGACATCGGAGTATGGGATGCAGACCTTCGATCAGTCGCTTATGAGTCTGTATCAGCGTGGCTTGGTAAGCTATGAGGAGGCGCTCCAGTGGAGCAGCAATCCCAACGATTTCGCCCTCAAGGTTCGAGGGATCCAGACCGCGGCGGATCAACCCTGGATCGTAGAACGGCAGGGAGGCTTTCGCGAACGAAAGCTTCGCTGA
- a CDS encoding recombination regulator RecX, with protein MRLLTVRDRTCAELARLLAARGFTRADSQVALDRLKEEGYLNDRRFAAAWTTGRLRTKPMGPHRLSRELDAKGIEEQLVREILGEVYEEGEEPIARRAIASKLSVPGRLPAPSRTLPVARFLQRRGFSNDIIWRLLHEKQQE; from the coding sequence GTGCGCCTCCTGACTGTTCGGGATAGAACGTGTGCCGAGCTTGCGCGTCTGCTTGCGGCCAGGGGATTTACGCGAGCTGATTCACAGGTCGCACTCGATCGGCTGAAAGAAGAAGGGTACCTAAACGACCGGAGATTCGCGGCGGCCTGGACCACGGGCCGGCTCCGAACAAAGCCGATGGGGCCGCATCGCCTAAGCAGAGAGCTCGATGCAAAGGGGATTGAAGAACAGCTCGTACGTGAAATCTTAGGGGAGGTCTACGAGGAGGGAGAAGAGCCGATAGCCCGCCGTGCCATAGCAAGTAAACTCTCGGTACCTGGGCGTCTGCCGGCTCCATCCAGGACGCTTCCGGTAGCGCGATTTTTACAACGGAGAGGATTTTCAAACGACATTATTTGGCGACTGCTTCACGAGAAACAGCAGGAGTAG